One Candidatus Peregrinibacteria bacterium DNA segment encodes these proteins:
- the pyk gene encoding pyruvate kinase, with product MPLPKTKIIATLGPASESKDQIRALIQAGMSIVRLNFSHGNYEEFKSIVKKVRELEKELGKTVLIFQDLQGPKIRLGVLPPEGIVVKKGQVLHLDTRSKIHQAQKPLPLPYAPLPKVLKVGHRLFIEDGLIRTVVTRIQGPFLELKVEVGGLLKSHKGVNIPDSKLPNELALTAKDKKDLHFGIKTLKVDAVALSFVEEAEDVERVRKKVQSLSKKPTFLIAKIERPKALKNLHELVKAADAVMVARGDLGVETPAEAVPLLQRQIIQECRSEGKPVIVATQILQSMVENAVATRAEISDAATAIFEQTDAFMLSNETATGKHPIEAVKTLFRVAKSTEAAIEKKQILLPQVQEFGAMGGTLEDHRMAKEAWRLAEDIQADALVIATKQGYTARAVLRYRPNCPIVIVSNEAARARLLHFHWGVNEVLLIKGRLRAEEVREKLRKHPHFQSKKRLVFLRLGKSKRSLVVMELGR from the coding sequence ATGCCGCTGCCAAAGACTAAAATCATCGCCACTTTAGGCCCTGCTTCAGAAAGCAAAGATCAAATCCGAGCTCTGATTCAGGCTGGAATGTCGATTGTGCGTTTGAATTTTTCGCACGGCAACTATGAAGAGTTCAAAAGCATCGTAAAAAAGGTGCGTGAACTGGAAAAAGAATTGGGGAAAACCGTGCTCATTTTTCAAGATTTGCAGGGTCCCAAAATTCGGCTCGGCGTCTTGCCACCCGAAGGCATCGTCGTAAAAAAAGGCCAAGTGCTACATTTGGACACGCGCAGTAAAATCCATCAAGCTCAAAAGCCCCTGCCTCTGCCTTATGCCCCTTTGCCCAAAGTGCTCAAAGTGGGCCACCGTCTCTTCATTGAAGACGGACTCATCCGCACGGTGGTCACTCGCATTCAAGGGCCTTTCCTAGAACTCAAAGTGGAAGTGGGTGGTCTCTTGAAAAGTCACAAAGGGGTCAACATTCCCGACTCCAAATTACCCAACGAACTGGCCCTCACTGCCAAAGATAAAAAAGACCTGCATTTCGGAATAAAAACTCTAAAAGTCGACGCCGTCGCCCTCTCATTTGTGGAAGAAGCCGAAGACGTGGAGCGCGTACGAAAAAAAGTGCAAAGCCTGAGCAAAAAGCCCACTTTTTTAATCGCAAAAATCGAAAGACCCAAAGCCCTGAAAAACCTGCATGAACTGGTGAAAGCCGCTGACGCCGTCATGGTGGCTCGCGGTGATTTAGGCGTAGAAACCCCCGCCGAAGCAGTGCCGCTGTTGCAAAGACAAATCATCCAAGAATGCCGCTCCGAAGGCAAGCCCGTCATTGTAGCGACTCAAATTTTGCAATCGATGGTTGAAAACGCCGTGGCCACTCGCGCCGAAATCAGCGATGCCGCCACTGCTATTTTTGAGCAAACCGACGCCTTCATGCTGTCGAACGAAACCGCCACCGGGAAACATCCCATAGAAGCCGTGAAAACTTTATTTCGAGTGGCCAAAAGCACCGAAGCCGCCATTGAGAAAAAGCAAATATTGCTGCCTCAAGTGCAAGAATTCGGTGCTATGGGAGGAACTTTGGAAGACCACCGCATGGCCAAAGAAGCCTGGCGCCTCGCTGAAGACATTCAAGCCGACGCCCTGGTGATTGCGACCAAACAAGGCTACACCGCTCGAGCCGTTTTGCGTTACCGCCCCAACTGCCCCATTGTCATTGTGAGCAATGAAGCCGCCCGCGCACGCCTCTTGCATTTTCATTGGGGAGTGAATGAAGTTCTCCTTATAAAAGGCCGCCTTCGTGCAGAAGAAGTGCGAGAAAAGTTGCGTAAACATCCTCATTTTCAAAGCAAAAAACGCCTGGTCTTTTTACGTTTAGGGAAAAGTAAACGCTCTCTTGTGGTGATGGAACTGGGCCGTTAA
- a CDS encoding tetratricopeptide repeat protein, which yields MNQRLSQLGIIGFSALLMMSVGLFAFQSLNKLSQSSILNADEKAPTSLSYETRLQKGDEWFQAGHYTEAASEYAYAMQLEPEQAAPYLKLSTTYTASNDPTKAEENAKKAYELEAVPQNLATYAHALLNSGKINEAKALLESSSTPDQSLAYVKGLLALAEGADGKVFFQEALQLSGPVLPTKIQGFLSAYETYESAQGASQTYLSALLSKALLDANEPRLAQNMALSTLKIKSDYRDLWMILGYAQLELNQLAEAEDSFKAAKKIDSIKPEVHYLLGKTHYLQKEYDDCINEMELALLYNFEPAAEAYKKMAESHSALGQYNEALSAYEAMINVDPHSITLFKEPIRIATEEVKDLDRAQTLAQKGTNLFPSEALSHSLLASVHLKKEELEAAETSIQMAFKQNAKDPEAHLIAGLIREKQDNMEGAKWEYKKAFELSQAGDPINVSAAENYNRLMTPVSE from the coding sequence ATGAATCAACGCCTCTCTCAACTTGGAATCATTGGTTTTTCAGCGCTGCTCATGATGAGCGTTGGGCTCTTTGCCTTTCAAAGCCTAAACAAACTCAGCCAAAGCAGCATTTTAAACGCCGATGAAAAAGCCCCCACGAGTTTGTCTTACGAAACCCGTCTCCAAAAAGGAGACGAATGGTTCCAGGCCGGACACTACACCGAAGCCGCCTCCGAGTATGCTTACGCCATGCAACTGGAACCCGAACAAGCAGCCCCCTACCTCAAACTGAGCACCACCTACACCGCATCAAACGACCCCACAAAAGCCGAAGAAAATGCAAAAAAAGCCTATGAATTAGAAGCCGTGCCACAGAATCTCGCGACTTATGCCCATGCTCTATTGAATTCCGGCAAAATCAACGAAGCCAAAGCGCTGCTCGAATCCTCCTCCACTCCAGATCAAAGCCTCGCCTACGTCAAAGGCCTTTTGGCTCTTGCGGAAGGGGCCGACGGAAAAGTTTTTTTTCAAGAGGCCCTACAGTTGAGTGGACCTGTGCTGCCCACTAAAATTCAAGGGTTTCTCAGTGCTTATGAAACGTATGAAAGCGCCCAAGGTGCAAGCCAGACTTATCTGAGTGCCCTCCTGAGCAAAGCTTTGCTGGATGCCAACGAACCCCGTTTAGCCCAAAACATGGCCCTGAGCACTCTCAAAATTAAAAGTGATTACCGAGATCTTTGGATGATACTGGGCTATGCACAACTGGAATTGAATCAACTGGCCGAAGCCGAAGACTCCTTCAAAGCGGCTAAAAAAATCGACTCCATCAAACCGGAAGTGCATTATTTGCTGGGCAAAACTCACTACTTGCAAAAAGAGTACGACGACTGCATCAACGAAATGGAATTGGCTTTGCTCTACAATTTTGAACCCGCCGCAGAAGCCTATAAAAAAATGGCCGAAAGTCACAGCGCCCTCGGGCAATACAACGAAGCCCTTTCCGCCTACGAAGCCATGATCAATGTCGACCCTCATTCCATCACCCTTTTTAAAGAACCCATACGCATCGCAACAGAAGAAGTCAAAGACTTGGACCGAGCTCAAACCTTGGCTCAAAAAGGAACAAATCTCTTCCCCAGTGAAGCCCTTAGCCACAGTTTACTGGCCAGCGTTCATCTTAAAAAAGAAGAGTTGGAAGCAGCCGAAACTTCCATTCAAATGGCCTTCAAACAAAACGCCAAAGACCCAGAAGCGCATTTGATTGCGGGCCTCATCCGTGAAAAACAAGACAATATGGAAGGGGCAAAGTGGGAATACAAAAAAGCCTTCGAACTCAGTCAAGCTGGCGATCCCATCAACGTGAGCGCCGCTGAAAACTACAACCGTTTGATGACCCCCGTGAGTGAATGA
- a CDS encoding prepilin peptidase → MSSLPLSIAFGLIFGSFLSLLIPRLHQGEKGIVAGRSHCPECKHLLRAIDLLPLLSYLFQKGRCRYCKKKISFWYPITELALLSFSIGLALLYPEPKFYALHFPLLFVAVFIFLYDLRYKEIHEAILLPGILYAVFYGLTQYGWESTGLGLAIGGLFFGLQFVLSRGRWLGSGDIEIGLFMGALLGFPHILVGIFSSYLLGSFLSLILLATKKASGQTALPLGPFLMLGTVLSFVWGEKLLSLYFSAL, encoded by the coding sequence ATGAGCTCTCTGCCTCTCAGCATTGCTTTCGGACTGATTTTTGGAAGTTTTTTGAGCCTGCTGATTCCACGCTTACACCAGGGCGAAAAGGGCATTGTTGCCGGACGCTCTCATTGCCCTGAGTGCAAACACCTACTCCGTGCCATCGATTTGTTGCCCTTGCTTTCTTACCTCTTTCAAAAAGGACGCTGTCGCTACTGCAAAAAAAAGATCTCTTTTTGGTACCCGATTACAGAGCTCGCCCTGCTGAGTTTCAGCATCGGCCTAGCCTTACTCTACCCCGAACCCAAATTTTACGCGCTGCATTTTCCTTTGCTCTTTGTTGCCGTTTTCATTTTTTTGTACGATTTACGTTACAAAGAAATTCACGAGGCGATTTTACTTCCCGGCATACTCTATGCCGTGTTTTATGGACTCACTCAATACGGCTGGGAAAGCACTGGCCTGGGCCTCGCCATCGGCGGTCTCTTTTTTGGCCTTCAATTCGTGCTTTCACGCGGACGCTGGCTGGGCAGCGGAGACATTGAAATCGGCCTCTTCATGGGCGCCTTGCTCGGCTTTCCTCACATTTTGGTGGGAATTTTTTCGAGTTATCTTTTGGGCAGTTTCTTAAGTCTCATTCTGCTCGCCACTAAAAAAGCCAGCGGTCAAACCGCACTTCCCCTCGGCCCTTTCCTCATGTTGGGAACTGTGCTAAGTTTCGTTTGGGGTGAAAAACTTCTTTCCCTCTATTTCAGCGCACTATGA